In Fusobacterium nucleatum, the genomic stretch GATTAAACTTAAGTTTTGGAACAAGATATTGGAATTGGCTTTGTGGAGTTTTTCAAGGTGATTTAGGGAATTCCTTTAAATATAAAGAACCTGTTTTCAATCTGATTTTAGAAAGACTCCCCTTGACAATTAGTATTGCTTTTATCTCTATATTTATTGTTTTTATAATATCTATACCTTTATCTTTTTTCTTACATAATACTAAAAATAAAAAAATTAAAAAAATAGGTGAATCTATTTTAAGTGTATTTATTTCTATTCCTTCTTTTTGGTTAGGAATTATATTTATGTACCTATTTGGAATTATTTTACAATGGGCGTCAACAGGATATAATAACACTTGGCAGTCTTTAATTCTCCCTTGTTTAGTTATTTCAATCCCTAAAATAGGATGGATTAGTATACATTTATATTCTAATTTATATAAAGAATTGAGAGAAGATTATATTAAGTATCTTTATTCTAATGGAATGAAAAAAATTTATTTGAATTTTTATATATTAAAAAATGCTTTTTTACCAATTATCCCTTTAACAGGAATGCTTCTATTGGAACTAATTACAGGAGTTGTTATTATAGAACAAATTTTTTCTATTCCTGGAATTGGAAGACTTTTAGTGCAATCTGTTTTAATGAGAGATATTCCTTTAATACAAGGTTTAATTTTTTATACATCAACTTTTGTAGTTCTCTTAAATTTTATAATAGATATTTTATATTCCTTATTAGATCCAAGAATTCGAGTAGGTGAACAATAATGAAAAAATGGTTATATATTATAATAATTCTAGTAGGGATTATATTTTGTATTGCTTTCTATCAAAATCCATATAAAATTTCAGAAAATTTTACTTTATTAAAACCTAGTTTTCAACATATTTTAGGGACAGATAATTTAGGAAGAGATATTTTTAGTCGTTTACTCTTAGGAACTTTTTATAGTATTTTTATTGCTTTCAGTGCTATTTTATTAGCAGGTATTATAGGAAGCATATTGGGTGCTATTGCTGGTTATTTTGGAGGATATATTGATGAACTTTTTTTATTTATTTCAGAAATTTTTATGTCAATTCCAGTAATTTTAATTACTTTGGGAATTATTGTGCTTCTAAATAATGGTTTTCATTCTATTATTTTAGCACTTTTTGTATTATATATGCCTAGAACCCTTAACTATGTGAGAGGTTTAGTAAAACGAGAAAAACATAAAAACTATATCAAAATAGCGAAAATTTATGGAGTTAATCATTTTAGAATTATAATACGACATATTGCTCCTAATATTATTCTTCCAATTTTAGTAAATTTCTCAACAAATTTTGCAGGTGCTATTCTAACCGAAGCAAGTTTGGGATATTTAGGCTTTGGAATTCAGCCTCCTTATCCTACTTTGGGAAATATGCTAAATGAATCACAATCTTATTTTTTATTGGCTCCTTGGTTTACAATCTTACCTGGATTTATGATTTTATTTTTAGTCTATAAAATAAATCAAATTTCAAAAAAATATCAGGAGAAAAAGTGATGAAAATACTAAAAATAAAAAATCTAAATCTTAAAATTCATGAAAAGGAAATTTTAAAAAATATTTCTTTTGAAATAGAAGAAGGAGAAATCATAGGCTTAATAGGAGAATCAGGAAGTGGGAAAACTATTTTTACAAAATATATTTTAGGTATTCTCCCCACAGCTGCTCACTTTACTCAAGAAACTTTTGAAGTTGTTCCAAAAATAGGAGCTATTTTTCAAAATGCTTTTACTTCCTTAAATCCGACAGTAAAAATAGGAAAACAATTACAACATCTTTATATTTCCCATTATGGAAATAAAAAAGATTGGAAAGAAAAAATTGAAAGCTTATTAAAAGAAGTTGGCTTGGATAAAAAGAAAAATTTTTTAGACAAATATCCATATGAATTAAGTGGAGGGGAACAACAAAGAATTGTTATTATGGGTGCTTTGATAGGTGAGCCTAACTTTTTAATTGCAGATGAAGTAACTACTGCTTTGGATGTAGAAACAAAAATTGAAATTATTAAGTTTTTTAAAAAATTACAGAAAAAATTGAAAATATCAATTTTATTTATAACGCATGACTTGTCTATTTTAAAAGATTTTGCTGATAAAATTTATGTAATGTATCATGGAGAAATTATTGATGAAAATCATCCTTATAGAAAACAATTATTTCAACTTTCCCAAGATATTTGGAGGAGAAAACAATAATGTTATTAACTGTGGAGAATTTAACTAAAATATATATAAAAAAGAAAATACTAAATAATGTTTCATTTTCTGTAAAAAAAGGTGAAATTTTTGGAATACTAGGTAAATCTGGTGCTGGAAAATCAACCATAGGAAAAATATTACTACAATTATTAAAACCAACAATGGGGACTATCTTATTTGAAGGAAAATCCCTTTCAGAAGTTCCTAGAAAAGATATTCAAGCAATTTTTCAAGACCCTTATAGTGCATTAAATCCAAGTTTAAAAATAGGAGAGATTTTAGAAGAACCTCTTATAGCCAATGGGATATTTCAAAAAAAAAAAGGAGAAAAAAAGTTGAAGAAACTCTTATAAAAGTAGGACTTTTAGAATCTGATTATGAAAAGTATCCTGAAGAATTATCAGGAGGACAGCAACAAAGAGTTTGTATTGCAGGAGCAATTATCTTATCTCCAAAACTAATTATTTGTGATGAACCTATTGCTTCTCTGGATTTAGCAATTCAGGTACAAATACTAGATTTAATTCATAAAATAAATCAAGAAGAAGGAATTAGTTTTATTTTTATTACACACAATCTGCCTGCTATTTATAGAATTGCAGATAGAATATTACTTTTATATCATGGAGAAGTACAGGAAATTCAAAAATTAGAGGATTTTTTTCACAATCCCAAAAGTGAATATGGGAAAAAACTTTTACAAACTTTAAATTTAATCAAAGGCTTTTAATTATTTTTTATTCCCAAAGAAAAAAGCTATCACAAATTAATGATAAAAAATCATCAATTTGTGATAGCCTCTTTTATTTTTACTCAGCTGTTTCTAAAACTTGAGTTCCTTTATAATCTCCACATTCTAAACAAACTCTATGTGCTCTTTTAGGAGCTCCACATTTTTCACATGTTACTAAACCTATTGCAGTTAGTGCATGGTGTGATCTTCTCATATTTTTCTTAGCTTTAGAAGTCTTTTTCTTAGGTACTGCCATTACTTTCCCTCCTCTTTTTCCTTTTAATTATACCTTATTATCATACAAGATTTTTCATTTTATGTCAAGTATCATTTTCTATTTTACACATTAAATAAAAATTCCATTAAATCTCCATCTTGAACTATATAGTCTTTTCCTTCAAGTCTTAAAACACCATTTTCCTGTGACATTTTCCAACCTGAATTTTTTATAAACTCATCATAAGAGACAACTTTTGCTCTTATAAAGCCTTTTTCAAAGTCTGTGTGTATTTCTCCTGCTGCCTTAGGAGCAGTATCTCCAATTCTTATAGTCCAAGCTCTCACTTCTTTTACACCTGCTGTAAAATATGTCTGTAATCCTAAAAGCTTAAAACCTGCTCTTATAAGTCTATTAAGTCCTGGTTCTTTAACTCCTAATGCCTCTAAAAATTCTTTTCTACTTTCTTCATCCATTTCTTGTAATTCAGATTCAACTTTCGCTGAAACTACAACTACTTCTGAGCCTATACTCTTTGCATATTCTTTTACTAATTCAACATTTTTATTACCAGTTGCTAAATCATCTTCTGCAACATTAGCTGCAAATATCATTGGTTTTAAAGTTAGTAATTGATAATTTTTTAATATTTGTTTTTCATCATCTGTTAAATCTAATGTTTTTAAAAGCTTAAATTCTTCAAGATGTTTTTTAACTTTTGGTAGTACTGACATAAGCTCAACTGATTCTTTTATCTTATTTCTTGCTAACTTTTCGTGTTTTTCTATTGCCTTGTCAACTGTTTCTATATCTGCAAAAATTAATTCTGTATTTATAACATCAATATCTCTTAAAGGGTCAATTCCTCCATTGACATGAACTACATTATCATCTTCAAAACATCTTACTACTTGGCATATAGCAGATGTACTTCTTATATTTGATAAAAATTTATTTCCTAAGCCCTCACCCTTTGAAGCACCTTTTACAAGTCCTGCTATATCAACAAATTCAACAGTTGCTGGTACAATTTTTTGAGGATTTACAATTTTTGCAAGTTTATCTAATCTTTCATCTGGTACAGTTACCATTCCAACATTCGGTTCTATTGTACAAAAAGGATAGTTTGCTGCCTCTGCTGCTCCTGCCTTAGTTATTGCATTAAATAGTGTAGACTTTCCAACATTTGGTAGCCCCACAATTCCTATACCTATCATTTAAAATTTCCTCCAATTTATTTTTAGTTCCCTGCTTTTATAATTTCAAAAAATGAATCTGCTTTTAATGAAGCTCCTCCAACAAGACCACCATCAATATCTTCTTGACTCAATAAATCTTTTGCATTTTCTGGTTTCATTGAACCACCATATTGAATTATCATCTTATCTGCTACATCTTTTCCAAACATTTCTGCTAAAACATTTCTAACTTCTTTATGAGTTTCTTGTGCCATTTCAGGAGTAGCTGTTTTTCCTGTTCCTATTGCCCAAACTGGTTCATAGGCAATTATAACTTTTTCTGCTGCCTCCTTAGATAAATCTGCAAGCCCACCTTTTATCTGTTTACTCAAAACTTCAAGAGTTTTTCCACTATCTCTTTCTTCTAATTTTTCTCCTATACAAAGTATAGGTTTCATTCCTATTTCTAAAACTGCTTTAACTTTTTGATTTATAAATTCATCATTTTCTTTAAAATATTCTCTTCTTTCAGAGTGTCCCAAAATTACATAAGTAACTCCAATATCTTTAAGCATTTTAGGAGAAATCTCCCCTGTGTATGCTCCCTCTATTTTAGGATATACATTTTCTGCTGCTATTTTTACATTACTTCCTTCAACAGTCTTAATGGCATCTGAAAGACAAGTAAAAGGTGCTCCTATAACTATATCTACATTCTTTGCATCTTTTGTTAAATTTTTTAATTGTGTCAATGTTTCAATAGCTTCTTTGTTGTTTTTATACATTTTCCAGTTTCCTGCAATAACCAATCTTCTCAATTAAATTCCTCCTATCTCAATTAAAATA encodes the following:
- a CDS encoding ABC transporter permease, with amino-acid sequence MYYIKKIFRMLLSIFSIGTFSFLLLELIPGDPETTILGIEASAKDLENLKEQLGLNLSFGTRYWNWLCGVFQGDLGNSFKYKEPVFNLILERLPLTISIAFISIFIVFIISIPLSFFLHNTKNKKIKKIGESILSVFISIPSFWLGIIFMYLFGIILQWASTGYNNTWQSLILPCLVISIPKIGWISIHLYSNLYKELREDYIKYLYSNGMKKIYLNFYILKNAFLPIIPLTGMLLLELITGVVIIEQIFSIPGIGRLLVQSVLMRDIPLIQGLIFYTSTFVVLLNFIIDILYSLLDPRIRVGEQ
- a CDS encoding ABC transporter permease, coding for MKKWLYIIIILVGIIFCIAFYQNPYKISENFTLLKPSFQHILGTDNLGRDIFSRLLLGTFYSIFIAFSAILLAGIIGSILGAIAGYFGGYIDELFLFISEIFMSIPVILITLGIIVLLNNGFHSIILALFVLYMPRTLNYVRGLVKREKHKNYIKIAKIYGVNHFRIIIRHIAPNIILPILVNFSTNFAGAILTEASLGYLGFGIQPPYPTLGNMLNESQSYFLLAPWFTILPGFMILFLVYKINQISKKYQEKK
- a CDS encoding dipeptide/oligopeptide/nickel ABC transporter ATP-binding protein gives rise to the protein MKILKIKNLNLKIHEKEILKNISFEIEEGEIIGLIGESGSGKTIFTKYILGILPTAAHFTQETFEVVPKIGAIFQNAFTSLNPTVKIGKQLQHLYISHYGNKKDWKEKIESLLKEVGLDKKKNFLDKYPYELSGGEQQRIVIMGALIGEPNFLIADEVTTALDVETKIEIIKFFKKLQKKLKISILFITHDLSILKDFADKIYVMYHGEIIDENHPYRKQLFQLSQDIWRRKQ
- the rpmF gene encoding 50S ribosomal protein L32 — encoded protein: MAVPKKKTSKAKKNMRRSHHALTAIGLVTCEKCGAPKRAHRVCLECGDYKGTQVLETAE
- the ychF gene encoding redox-regulated ATPase YchF, whose translation is MIGIGIVGLPNVGKSTLFNAITKAGAAEAANYPFCTIEPNVGMVTVPDERLDKLAKIVNPQKIVPATVEFVDIAGLVKGASKGEGLGNKFLSNIRSTSAICQVVRCFEDDNVVHVNGGIDPLRDIDVINTELIFADIETVDKAIEKHEKLARNKIKESVELMSVLPKVKKHLEEFKLLKTLDLTDDEKQILKNYQLLTLKPMIFAANVAEDDLATGNKNVELVKEYAKSIGSEVVVVSAKVESELQEMDEESRKEFLEALGVKEPGLNRLIRAGFKLLGLQTYFTAGVKEVRAWTIRIGDTAPKAAGEIHTDFEKGFIRAKVVSYDEFIKNSGWKMSQENGVLRLEGKDYIVQDGDLMEFLFNV
- the tpiA gene encoding triose-phosphate isomerase; this encodes MRRLVIAGNWKMYKNNKEAIETLTQLKNLTKDAKNVDIVIGAPFTCLSDAIKTVEGSNVKIAAENVYPKIEGAYTGEISPKMLKDIGVTYVILGHSERREYFKENDEFINQKVKAVLEIGMKPILCIGEKLEERDSGKTLEVLSKQIKGGLADLSKEAAEKVIIAYEPVWAIGTGKTATPEMAQETHKEVRNVLAEMFGKDVADKMIIQYGGSMKPENAKDLLSQEDIDGGLVGGASLKADSFFEIIKAGN